The following proteins are co-located in the Lacticaseibacillus paracasei subsp. paracasei genome:
- a CDS encoding endonuclease MutS2, whose product MNEKILKTLEYDKIQQALLGQVVTANGRRLVQAMQPLTDPVAVQQALDETADGASALRLKGGIPVPQLENIDPALKRVDIGAVLNGQELASISRVLQTVSAIDKFLTDLQDQIDFRQLYTLQESLTVLPQLSRRLKTAVDPDGTLTDEASPQLHGVREQIKSIEGEIRGKMTNYTRGAQSKYLSDPIVTIRDDRYVIPVKAEYRAKFGGVVHDQSATGQTLFIEPQAIVALNNRLREAQLAEVAEINRILAELSNELAPYTGQIKANAAVLGHFDFINAKARLAKAEKATEPLVSADNDVLLRDARHPLIDPHKVVGNDIPLGDKYQAMVITGPNTGGKTITLKTLGLLQLMGQSGLFIPADDESRIGIFDEVFADIGDEQSIEQNLSTFSAHMDNIVHILKQLSQNSLVLFDELGAGTDPQEGAALAIAILDAVGEVGAYVVATTHYPELKLYGYNTAKTINASMEFDSKTLQPTYRLLVGVPGRSNAFDISARLGLPSVIVERAKSMISSDSHELNNMISDLEKQRKAAETAYEAARRQLADAQSVHDELAAAYKKFTTERDAQLQQAKDKANTLVDKTQTKADKIIKQLRQMQLTNPGTVKENQLIAAKTALKQLHQDEPLQKNRILRREREKQALHVGDEVKVASYDQTGTLLEQFDKKHWQVQLGILKMKVPTDELEKIKPSKQSAAQRPVVKVSGGGMSGPSTTLDLRGERYDQAMADLDQYIDAALLAGYPSVTIIHGLGTGAIRNGVTQYLKRNRQVKTYGFAPQNAGGSGATIVNFK is encoded by the coding sequence ATGAATGAAAAGATTTTAAAAACCCTTGAATACGACAAGATTCAGCAAGCATTGTTGGGTCAGGTCGTGACAGCAAATGGCCGCCGGCTGGTGCAGGCCATGCAGCCGCTGACCGATCCAGTCGCCGTACAACAGGCACTAGATGAAACCGCAGACGGCGCATCGGCGTTGCGATTAAAAGGCGGTATTCCGGTGCCGCAACTCGAGAATATTGATCCGGCGCTTAAACGAGTCGACATTGGGGCCGTTTTGAATGGTCAAGAACTAGCCAGCATCAGCCGTGTCTTGCAAACGGTGAGTGCCATTGATAAATTTTTGACTGATTTACAGGATCAGATTGATTTTCGCCAGCTTTACACACTTCAAGAATCGTTAACCGTGTTACCGCAATTATCACGGCGCTTGAAGACAGCCGTTGATCCTGATGGGACATTGACCGATGAGGCTAGTCCTCAGCTGCATGGTGTTCGTGAACAGATCAAAAGTATTGAAGGCGAGATCCGCGGTAAAATGACAAATTATACTCGCGGCGCCCAATCAAAGTATTTAAGTGACCCGATTGTGACGATTCGGGATGATCGGTACGTGATTCCGGTTAAGGCTGAGTATCGCGCCAAATTTGGCGGTGTTGTCCATGATCAAAGTGCGACCGGCCAAACCTTGTTTATTGAACCGCAAGCAATTGTCGCCTTGAATAATCGACTGCGTGAGGCACAACTGGCCGAGGTAGCTGAGATTAACCGCATCTTAGCCGAATTGTCTAATGAATTAGCGCCTTATACCGGTCAAATCAAGGCGAATGCGGCGGTTCTTGGGCATTTTGACTTCATCAATGCGAAGGCGAGATTAGCCAAGGCGGAAAAAGCGACAGAGCCGTTAGTGTCGGCTGATAATGACGTATTGTTGCGTGATGCTCGGCACCCCTTGATCGATCCGCATAAGGTGGTTGGCAACGATATTCCGTTGGGCGACAAGTACCAAGCTATGGTTATCACCGGCCCGAATACCGGTGGGAAAACAATCACCCTCAAAACATTAGGACTGTTGCAGTTGATGGGGCAGTCCGGATTGTTTATTCCAGCTGATGATGAAAGTCGTATCGGCATTTTCGATGAAGTCTTTGCAGATATTGGCGATGAACAATCCATTGAGCAAAATTTGTCGACTTTTTCTGCACATATGGACAATATTGTTCATATTCTCAAACAATTGTCACAGAATAGTTTAGTGCTGTTTGATGAACTTGGCGCCGGCACTGATCCGCAAGAAGGTGCGGCGCTGGCAATCGCGATCTTGGACGCAGTGGGTGAAGTTGGCGCGTATGTAGTTGCCACGACCCATTATCCGGAATTGAAGTTATATGGGTACAATACAGCAAAGACGATTAACGCATCGATGGAATTTGACAGCAAAACGCTGCAGCCGACTTATCGCCTTTTGGTCGGGGTACCTGGGCGCTCAAATGCGTTTGATATTTCTGCACGTTTGGGGCTGCCGAGCGTCATCGTTGAGCGTGCTAAGTCAATGATCAGCTCGGACAGCCATGAGCTGAATAATATGATCAGCGACTTGGAAAAACAGCGAAAGGCAGCGGAAACCGCTTATGAAGCCGCTCGTCGTCAACTTGCCGATGCACAGTCTGTCCATGACGAGCTAGCGGCAGCCTACAAGAAGTTCACAACGGAACGCGATGCCCAGTTGCAGCAGGCTAAGGACAAGGCCAACACGTTGGTTGACAAGACCCAAACGAAGGCCGATAAAATCATCAAGCAACTGCGCCAAATGCAATTGACGAATCCGGGAACCGTGAAAGAGAATCAATTGATTGCTGCCAAAACGGCGCTTAAACAATTGCATCAAGACGAGCCGCTTCAGAAAAATCGCATCTTGCGCCGGGAACGTGAGAAACAGGCATTGCATGTTGGGGATGAGGTTAAAGTGGCAAGTTACGATCAAACTGGTACCTTGCTGGAGCAATTCGATAAGAAGCATTGGCAGGTTCAACTAGGCATTTTAAAAATGAAGGTACCAACTGATGAGCTGGAAAAAATCAAGCCAAGTAAGCAATCAGCGGCGCAACGGCCGGTTGTCAAAGTAAGTGGCGGCGGGATGAGCGGCCCATCGACCACGCTGGATTTGCGCGGCGAGCGGTATGATCAGGCGATGGCGGATTTGGATCAATACATTGATGCCGCCTTATTGGCCGGTTATCCATCTGTGACGATTATTCACGGACTGGGCACTGGCGCGATTCGCAACGGGGTGACCCAGTATCTTAAACGCAATCGGCAGGTTAAAACGTATGGCTTTGCACCACAAAATGCCGGTGGTTCAGGAGCTACCATCGTAAACTTTAAGTAG
- the trxA gene encoding thioredoxin, whose translation MVQAVTDSNYKTETDTGVTLTDFWATWCGPCRMQSPVIDKLAESRDDVKFVKMDVDANPETPKSFGIMAIPTLVIKKDGEVVEKLVGYQTKDQLESTLNKYTA comes from the coding sequence ATGGTTCAAGCAGTAACAGATTCAAACTACAAGACGGAGACCGACACTGGCGTCACCCTAACAGATTTTTGGGCGACTTGGTGCGGCCCTTGCCGGATGCAGAGTCCGGTCATCGACAAATTGGCAGAAAGTCGCGATGACGTTAAATTCGTGAAAATGGACGTCGACGCCAATCCAGAGACACCAAAGTCTTTTGGCATTATGGCCATTCCAACCTTGGTCATCAAAAAAGATGGCGAGGTTGTTGAGAAGCTTGTTGGCTATCAAACCAAGGATCAGTTGGAGTCAACCTTGAACAAATATACGGCTTAA
- a CDS encoding teichoic acid D-Ala incorporation-associated protein DltX — translation MFAKLKAMWENPTFRFIFWTITYFLILLVLIYLYGYSGINNSKFIYNEF, via the coding sequence ATGTTCGCAAAATTAAAAGCTATGTGGGAGAATCCCACTTTTCGATTTATTTTTTGGACCATTACGTATTTTCTTATCCTGTTGGTCTTGATTTATCTCTACGGCTACAGCGGGATTAATAACAGTAAATTCATTTATAACGAGTTCTAA